The Helicobacter cetorum MIT 00-7128 region CCACATTTAACCAAGTATTATTGTCCCACTTACCATTTAAAACGACATCGGTAAAAAGATTATATAGCAGAAAACAACCCGCAACCATAAGAGCCAACAATAATAAAATATATGAAATATATATAATGTGTTTCATTGAATGTTTTTATTTCTTGTTATCTTTTCCACCACCAAATATCCAATAAGACACAGTACCTATAACAACAAATATTAACATAGCAAGGAACATAGAAGTGCCGTGTGAGAAACCATGTCTTTCAAGATTTTCGGTTGTCTGTCTTATAAAACGCTGGTGGGCTGATTCTTCGCAACCTACAAATACCAAGCTACTCAATCCGATAAAAAACAATAAATACCATTTACCTAAAAATTTCATGTTTATTCCTTTTATATAAAAATTTTAATCAAAGTTCGTTCTACCAAGAGAGTGATAAGATGGCTATTTTAGTTTCTCCCATTCCAACCAAAGGATTATGCATTAATTCTTCCACACACTCTTTTAAATTCTTATAGTTATTAGAACCGGAGCATGTTTGATGAAAAGAAATTCCACTACGAATTTCACCACGATATGTAAAATGATATTTTTTCATGGTGTTTATAAGATAAGATTGTATGTGTTTGGGGACAAAATCAATTCGTGTCCTATTTGAACAAAAATGTAGCGTGTGCTTTCTTTCTAATAAGATATTTGTGATGCTGGGATTACTTTTTTGGCTTAAGATTTCATCACAAATGTTAAAATAATCTCTTATTTGGTCGCTCCGTATTGCACCTATAGGTTCTAAAATGAATTCCTCATCTATTTTGTCATCTTTATTATCCACAAACACCCCTTTTAAATTTAAGTTTTTATCTCAAATGCGCTGAGTATAGTAGACTTAGACTTAGACTTAGACTTAGCTTAAATAGCGTGAAAAATTTAGTGGTGCTAGAAAATGTAGGACTAGCAAGGGATTTGAGTAAAGGAATAGTAAAAAAATCGTTTTTAATTTTTCGTTCTTTGTGTTATATTAAGCGTTTTATCAATCACATTTTTTCAAAAACTAAAAGGGCATTGTTTTTAAAAAATGAATTTATCCAAGACATTTTATTTTACGCTTTTTTTAGCATGCGCTTTTTTAATTGCTATAAATTTTTTAACTAAGGGTTCAAGCTTAAATCTTATTGCCTCATTAAGCGGGGTGCTATACGCATTTTTTGCCGGAGAGAAAAAGGTTGTTTGCTTTTTCTTTGGGTTTATCTATAATATTTCTTATGCGATTTTAGCGCATTTATGGGGGTTGAAAGCCGAAGTGATTTTAAATCTATTTTTATATATGCCTATGGGGATTTATGGATTAATTTCATGGAAAAAATTAGAAAATTTAGGGGAAGTGAAAATTAGAGCCTTAGATTTAAAGATGCGTGTTGTATTAGCATTTAGTATAGTGGCTTTGACTTATTTAGGCGTATTCTTTTTTGACTGGATGCAATCTAATTATATTTTGTTAGAGAGTTTTATTTTTGTGGTTTTTATCATAGCCTTTATTTTGCAGGTGTTGCGTTTTGTGGAGAGCTACTTTTTAGTAACTTTGGGTAATATGGCGTCTATTATGGTATGGTTTGGTATCTTTAAAATTTCTACAGAGAGTTTGACGCAACTACTCACAACGATTTTATTTCTCTTTATTGGCATGTATTATTTTAATCGGTGGAACAGGTCATGCAGGCAGTGATTTTGGCTAATGGGGAGT contains the following coding sequences:
- the pnuC gene encoding nicotinamide riboside transporter PnuC, which gives rise to MNLSKTFYFTLFLACAFLIAINFLTKGSSLNLIASLSGVLYAFFAGEKKVVCFFFGFIYNISYAILAHLWGLKAEVILNLFLYMPMGIYGLISWKKLENLGEVKIRALDLKMRVVLAFSIVALTYLGVFFFDWMQSNYILLESFIFVVFIIAFILQVLRFVESYFLVTLGNMASIMVWFGIFKISTESLTQLLTTILFLFIGMYYFNRWNRSCRQ